DNA from Deltaproteobacteria bacterium:
TACGAAATCCACGTCGTCGACGCGGACAAGGGTACGGTGACCCAGCTGACGAACGACGGCGGAATCAACACCTTTCCCGTCTACTCCCCCGACGGTTCGCACATCGCGTTTCGCCGCGTGCTCGCCGGCAACTCGGAGGTGTTCGTCATGGACGCCGATGGCGAGAACGCGCGCAACCTGACGAATCACCCGGCGTTCGACGGCTGGCCCGCGTGGTCTCCCGACGGCGTCAGAATCGTCTTCGGCTCAGACCGGACCGGCGAGTATCGCATCTGGGTCATGAACGCGGATGGCACCGACGCGAAGCAGCTCGTGGACGTGCCGGGGCGTTGCACGTCTCCGAAATGGTCGCCGGACGGCCAGTGGATCTCGTTCGATCGCGCGCTCGAGCGAAGTTGCGAGATCCTGCGCGTTCCAGCAGCGGACGTCGCGCCTCGACGCTGACGAACAATCCACCTGCCGAGTGGTCAGGGCCGCCAGCTAGGGTTCGATCCGGACGTCACCATCAGGCCGCTCGTGCCATTGTCGATGCCAAAGAGCCGCAGGATGTGCACCTCCGTGGCCCCGCCCGAGCAGAAGTCGGTCCGCGTGAATGCGAGCTTGCGGCCATCCGGAGACCATGCCGGCTCGCCGTGAGATTCACAGTCCGGGCTCGACAAGCTGATCTGGGTTGCTGCAGAGTCGTCGCGAAGGCTGATCATCCAGATCGCCTGCGAGCACGAATCGAGCCCACACGCGTACCGCGCCATTGCGATCCAGTCTCCGTCCGGTGACCACGCCGGTTGCGAATCGACGACGTCCGGGTCCACCGTCAAACGCGAAGCGCCGGAGCCGTCCGCGTTCATGAGGTAGATCCCGGTAGAGTCGCCGTCGCGATAACTGCGGAATGCGATCCTCGTTCCGTCGGGCGACCAGCTCGGATCGCTGTCTTCGGCGGCGTGATTCGTCAGGTTGACGAGGCCGGTGCCATCGGAGCTCATGACGCAGATCTCGCCATTGCCGTCGCGACGGCTGGTAAACGCGATCCGGTTCCCGTCCGGCGACCATGCAGGACGGAAGTTGCCGCCGGAAGACGACGTGAGCTGGATCGCGCCGGAACCATCCGCGTTCATCACGAAGATCTCGGGCGAGCCCGTGCGGTCGCTCTGGAAAGCCATCTTCGTCCCGTCCGGAGACCATGCGGGAGCGGTGTCCGACGCGGGATCGAACGTCAGTTGCGCGAGCCCTTCTCCGTTCGATTTGATCGTGTAGATGTCGGCGCCGGCCGCGATCGCCAGCGTCATTGGGGGCCTGCACTTGAGGTCGAACTCCGCGGTGACNNNNNNNNNNNNNNNNNNNNNNNNNNNNNNNNNNNNNNNNNNNNNNNNNNNNNNNNNNNNNNNNNNNNNNNNNNNTCGAGGGTGGTGATCGTCGTGGTCCCGTTGGGCGGAACGGTGACCGTCGTCACGTAGGAGAAGTAGCGCCAGTACGAATCATACTTCCAGATGTCCGCCCAGTAGTCCGAGGTGCCGGGCGGAGTGCCGGTGGTGACGGCAGTGATGTGCAGCCCGGGAGCCTCTGGAGGCGGCCGCGTCGTCGCGCAGACTGCCGGCGAGAACGCGGACTCGAGCGTAGTGCCCGCCACCGTCTTGACCGCGCGCACTTGATAGCAGTACTGCGTCGCGGCGGTGAGCCCGATGTCCGCCTTGGCCGTGGCGTCTGCGCCCGTCGATGCAGCCAGCGTGAAGGCGCCTTCCGGCCCGTCCTTGGAACGATGGATCTCGAAGCCGGTCTCGTTCGTCGAGTTGTCCTGCCAGACGACGTCGATCCGGCTATCCGACAATGGCGTCGCGGAGACGTTCGAAGGCGCTGCGGGCGCAGGAGGCGCGAGCGTCGTCGCGCAGGCGACCGCTGAGGAATCGGAGTAGGTGGTCCGGCCGGCACTCGTCCGAAACGCGCGCACCGCGTAACAGTATTGCCTCGAGGCGTTCAGTCCGAGATCGGCATACCGCGTGGCATTCGCCCCTGTCGTCGCGAGCGGTGCGAATGTTCCTTGCGGTCCCGCGGACGAGCGCCGCACCTCGAAGCCGCTCTCGTTCGACGAGGTGTCCTGCCAGGAAAGGTCGATTCGCGTCGCGGAAGATGCGACGGCGCTCGTGTTCGAAGGCGGGTTCACGCCGGCCGTGGCGGCGAACACCGGCTCGAGGGAAACGATCAACGAGACGATTGCTGCACTCGTGCGTGTGCTGCTCATGACCGTACCTCCTCGATCCACACTCCAGACCACGTTTGGGAATCGTACGTCTCGACACCCGTCGAGACCGGCCCACACGGGCCGACAGCGCGATGGCGCTACTGTGGCGCTACATGCGGCGCTACCACGGTGAATGGCCGCGTCTTCGGTACGCCTCCAGCCTACGAACGCGCTGTGAATCTGCTGCTCATGATGACCGCCTCCCCCGGGTCACTAGATCAGTTCTACGGCCAGCTCTGCAATGACGGTGCCGCGCTCGTTCGAGTGGATCATCTCCTAGGCGTCACGCCGCGTGAGTGTCACGATCTATCCCTGCTCGCGCCTCCCGAGCAGCTCCAACACGGAGAGCGTCAAGGCGGACACGCCGGCGCGGACTGGTATCGTGCAGGCCGAGGACGAAGTCGGGCTTCGGGAACCGGGTGAACAAACCGTCCTTCACCATCGCATTGGCGCCGCTCACCATCTCTTCGGCGGGCTGACCGATGAACACCAGCGTTCCATGCCAGCGGTCCTTCAGCCCCGACAGCAGCGTCGCGGCGCCAACCCACGACGCCATGTGGATGTCGTGTCCGCACGCGTGCATCACCGCGGTGACTTCGCCTCCTTCGCTCTTGGTCGTCACCTTGCTCGCATACGGAAGCCCGGTTGTCTCCTTGAGCGGCAAGGCGTCCATGTCGGTGCGCACGAGCACGGTGGGGCCATTGCCGTTGCGTAGGATGCCGACGATGCCGGTACCCCCGACATGCTCGGTGACTTCGAACCCGACCTCGCGCATGCGCGCTGCCAGCTTCGCGGCGGTCTTGTCCTCGTGTTTGGACAATTCAGGATTGCGGTGCAGGTCCTGGTACAGCGCATCGAGCGTTGGATAGACGCGATCGAGGCCCGCGAGCTCGGGCACAGACCTGGCCGGTTGGGCATGAACC
Protein-coding regions in this window:
- a CDS encoding amidohydrolase — translated: MIRLFVLSAFLAFASAVHAQPARSVPELAGLDRVYPTLDALYQDLHRNPELSKHEDKTAAKLAARMREVGFEVTEHVGGTGIVGILRNGNGPTVLVRTDMDALPLKETTGLPYASKVTTKSEGGEVTAVMHACGHDIHMASWVGAATLLSGLKDRWHGTLVFIGQPAEEMVSGANAMVKDGLFTRFPKPDFVLGLHDTSPRRRVRLDALRVGAAREARAGIDRDTHAA